In one Hallerella porci genomic region, the following are encoded:
- a CDS encoding Rpn family recombination-promoting nuclease/putative transposase: protein MTNQNSRRSHDAFFRWLFADENHLRALLKLSAKSNLEIQQFLAAVDPNTFVRIPDSYSNVDETGEADLAFRVNAISGDHALVGVLLEHKSGPDANTLAQMGKYVNSVMNAYAQSHSATQIPTVAIL from the coding sequence ATGACAAATCAAAATTCTCGTCGCAGTCACGATGCATTCTTTCGCTGGCTTTTTGCCGATGAAAATCATTTGCGGGCGTTATTGAAACTTTCCGCGAAATCCAATTTGGAGATTCAACAATTTTTGGCAGCGGTTGATCCGAACACATTTGTGCGCATTCCCGATTCCTATTCGAATGTGGACGAAACGGGCGAAGCCGATTTGGCGTTTCGGGTGAATGCCATTTCGGGCGACCACGCACTCGTCGGCGTTTTGCTCGAACACAAATCCGGGCCTGACGCAAATACGTTGGCGCAGATGGGAAAATATGTCAATTCGGTGATGAACGCTTACGCACAATCGCACAGCGCAACGCAAATTCCGACAGTCGCCATTCTTTT